The nucleotide sequence caaattttgttaatatattagattatctagtaattaatcgttcggctaatcaaaatagtgaattttcacaaaatggcaggttttaaaagaaatgatttcgatttttacgctaaaatttggccgtaaattgattataaaatggaaaataagtatcagatttacaaaaggaacgattaattactagaaaatgtatctttaaagattgagttaaaacggttgaccgatcaaacaagccgttttcgagaaatcgtgtacaccgacttgaaaaatgccgttttgaaaaaaacacgtttaaagtttcaatacctaccttaaaacgtgccgaggcatctctacatatttaggtataactccgaaagtattgcttagatctacttcaaatttcgtgcgtatacttttgaatatatgtacattacaaaaatgcaataaaaaaaatcgatttttttgaaagtcataactgcgtataaccccttaaagaagtgttagaaaaacttaaaaaaagaaggTCATATCCACACCTCATAACAGCAGGTTCTAAAACAACTCCTAGAAGAAGCACCAACTTTCCCTACGTACATTTAAAATTCTATTACATTATCTGGTTTTGTTCAACTTAATGGAAAGTAGCTCAAGTAAAAATTATCCTCAAACAAGCAAAAAGTGCTGAACAAGCCGAAACATATCGGCCCATCAGCTTATTGTCTATTGCCTTTAAAATAAGGGAACGCCATTTCCTCAAAAGAATGATGCCTTTAATTTAAGAACGAGATATCATCTGAAATCACCAATTTGGtttcacgaaaaaaaaacacagtaccATCGAAGGTACACAGATTCGTAAATAAAGGGGTTTTTAATAAGGGTGGGTAGacgttgaaatggaataaaacaagctgtgtgtgagttattgacaaaattatttttttatttgaaaggcgcatatatgccattaagtgtggaatatgacatcattcaaatgcccgcctcggcttcttacagtggaacggatccgagtggtccaattttcaatgactcttccgcatagatccggctgaatttgagcgatggcctgtgttatgttcacctttagagcatcggtcgattgtggtttatttgcatagacctgagacttcaagaaaccccacaggaaaaagtctagcggggtcaaatcgcatgaccttggtggccaattcacatcacccctgcgagagataaccttaccctcaaatcgttcatgcagaatgtcaatcgtggcgtttgctgttttgcacgtagcgccgtcctgctggaaccacatgtcgtctaggttcatacggttcaatatgggccataagaaattggttatcatcgttgtgtagcgctcgctgttgacggtgaccgcctcaccaatgtcgttttcaaaaaagtacggaccaatgacaccgccggcccaaaatccacaccaaacggtaactttttgaggatgcattatcacctggtgaacctcatgtggattggtgtcgtcccatatacggcaattttgtttgttaacacagccattcatccaaaaatgcgcctcgtcactaaagatgatttttcgcccaaaactggggttctcttccaaacgattcgaagcccagtcagcgaacaaacggcgttgtctatggtcatcaactttgagctcctgggtcagttggatctagTACgacccaagtcccgacgcaaaattcgccaagttgtagtctgcgaaaggccaagttcttgtgcacggcgaggaatagactgcctcgggttctgctgtacactttcaccgaccgcggcaatgttctcggctgatcttgcgttccttgaacgtacgggtgttggctgattgtttactgacccggtcgtttCAAATTTGGctaccaaacgttgaagagtcgactttgaagggtcaccacgtctaccgaaaaatgggggcaatgcgcgcaacgtttgcgttaatgaacactcattttggtaataaagttttatcatttgaacgtgctgttcaatcgtgtaacttgccatgatgatttggtaTAAGCAacagaataataaacaaaagatttgacagatgtcaccaaaacaaaatggctgtcacagggcgccaattgaaaaactcgcaaagcatttgaacaaaaaaaatattgcacggCGGCATTTCCTGATATATCTCAAGCCTTTGGCCGCGTTTGGCATGTTGGCTTACTTTATGAAATAACAGACACTCTACCAATaaacttatacatatttattaagtcCTGCCTAGAAAATCGATATTCCCTTGTCAAATATTGCAAAGAACAGTCTGAACTAAGTGAAAGCTCAGCTGGTGTATCACAAGGCAGTATTATTGGCCCCATCTTATACTTGCTATACACATACGATCTACCAGCTTCTGAAGAAACAATAGTCGGAACGTCGTGAAGGATACTGTGTATCCACTCTTGACCCCCGCCACCATGTGGCCACCCGAAAACTCCAGAAAGGACTTGATAAAATAACTCAGTGGTTGAAAGCACCAAACGAAACAAAATCTTCAAAAGCCACTTTTACTCTAAATCGAAAATTTGCCCACCCCttaagctcaataatataatcatCCTCCACAGTAACGTCACAAAATATCTCGGAATTCATCTTGATAGCAAACTCACATGGGAAACTCATATTTTAACCAAGGAATAAAGGAATCTAGGAATAAAACTTATAAACCTAATTTGGTTACTACATCGAAATTCTCAGTTTTCTCTCGAAAGTAAGTTCTCACTTTACTCAGCTATTtttgaaaccgatatggacatatGGCATTCAACTCTGGGGCACTGCAGCATCGAAATATTTCAAAGACTTCGGTCGAAATGATCAGAATGATCTCAAACGCTTTTTATTAtatcacaaatgtcaaaattcATCGTGATCTCAAAGTACCCATGAGAAAATATGCCACATCACACAACACGCGACTACAATCGCACTCAAACCATCTTGTCGCAGGAATAATTGGAAATCCCATAACCTTCACCAGACTCAAACAGTAAATGGTATAAGTGTTGCTGCTTTTGATTTAAAGTAGGTTCACAATGAAACTGCATCAGTTGATTAGTACTTGAATGAACATCGTAAAAAATGCGGTACTTAAACCATTAATGAGGCATTTCCGTTTTTCATTACTTAGCGGATAATCAGTGAAAATTGGTAACAAATATAGCTTGGCGACTGGGTTCAGAGAAATACACTGAATTCATGAAGGGGGCACAATAGATCAGTCAGGTCGCAGCGCTAGTTAGGTAGATCCGCTGATCCGTTGTTATACTGCTACTGAATCCTCGTTAAATCACTTGGTTTTTAGTacaaacccattgatctggctgacacttataTTCCTATGGACATCGGTATCATTCATGAATGATGAGCAAAAGTAGGGAAGTGATAAAAAGGTGTCTGACAGACTCCCTTTCTTGCAGCTTCTGCCATAGTCCAAATGAGCTTCATCCAATCTATGAGCATGTCAACCTAGCAGACAGGACTGTGGTCCAAGCAACTAATTTGAGATACCTGCCTAATTTGAATTTGATACCTACGTAAAATCGGTCTTAATCTATGGAACCTGGTATATAAAGCAAGATTCGGCTAGAAAACTACGGCCATTTCTAAGTAGATATTTGCGTCGTACTATCGGTATCTGGTGGCCGTGAACTATCTCTAATCAACGACCATGGCAATTGACTAAACAAATGCCAATTGAAAAGGTGATCGTGCGCAGAAAATACAAATGGATCAGACACACACTGAGAAAGGATCCAGACGAAATAGCTCACTCAGCTTTTCAGTGGAAACCTCAAGCTGCCAGAAATAGGAGTCGGGTTAAATTGACCTTCATCAAGTTAATAGGGGTTAATAAGGAGAACAGCAAATTATTTAGCGAATTAAAATATCTTGCAAAAAACCGTGATTTGTGGAAATCTTAAGTAGATAGACTAAGTTCTTAGCTACGATTTTGATTGTACTTTTGGAAcatgtgaataaaaatagtaataatatgacCGCAATAATAGAGGCGTGTTTCCTTGACCGATTGAGTTGCGACTTTGAGCGCCGGACATCCCATTCTGTAGCGTTACATGTCATACCAACATTCCATTTCGTGTTGGCTGAAGTGGTAATGCTACTTGGACCACGAAGCTTGTAAGTTAAGAGGAGGCCAGTGATAGTGTCCTCTCGTTAAAAGATGCCCGGCATTTGAGAAGAATGATGGAATTAGAGGGATTGAATTGCCACCAAGAGATTTCATTGCCGCTTGCCTATCATAATAAACACATATTTCTCTAAAGGTAGTCACGTTTTCTTATAACTAGAATTTCATCTTGAAACACGTTATAGGAATacttgtagaacatgtcccactgctgcccTCAACATCAATCTGCACTTATTTCCCGTGGATCTGCAaggtaaatccattgctgctcggAGCACtgttaggttgaaggagatggcctctggaggcaacttcctgtagcatcttgaagcggatctccccttccttctctgtacttTGCACTGAgatctccatccgcaaactgtgttttgagggttgtgctagggctatctttccgagcaggcaagattggaaagaggggagactcggcacggatataggtaTCTCTATTTTTACTGatggatccaagatggaatctggagtgggggcggcggttttctctaaatcagccggcatttcggtctcctttaaactgccagaaacgagcagcgtttttcaagcagaggtcttcgcgatcctgcacgCATGCAAAATGTTTCGAGATCGCTGTTGAAAGGgagacattaaaattttttccgatagccaagctgcaatcaaggcactgtcgtcgctgtattgcagctctcttctcgtaaaTTTcggtaaggaggaactcaaacgtctcgaacgtgcaggaaatattttcttatctgggttcctgggcatagCTGCCAGGAAGgtgtcgacagaaccggtttcagttgtccccttctcagacatcggtgtccccttgaccgttgttaaagggaaactacacgatttctttctaaaaaaagcgcaagacagatggaggtctctctcatcgtgtgctatttcgaaaacactatagcctcaatacgatagaaacagaacgcttaaggtgatggtgATTCCCCGCcactcaattttcaaactcgacTCCGCCAGCTGTGTTGCTTCACAACGGAACTGCTTTCCAAAGTCTCCGATTAATGACCTAAGTATGCTCTGGAGATTAGTCATCATACCTTTGTCTTTATCGAAAATCGTACTGGTCttaaaagcttctgctacctggTGAATATTTTGATAAAGTATCTTAAGTGAGTATCCACATTTCTCAACTGCTGGTAGTTGCAGCCGATCGAAACGTGATGCTGTTACCTGAGTAGATGCACTCTGCGAAAATGTGACGTTCCAACTGGGGGTTGATGTTTTTGCGAGCTCAcagaaattaacaattttttttgaaggtgGTACACAGGGATCGTTAAATGTGATCGTGCGCATTGACTTGAGATGTGATGCGGAGTCTGCTACCTTTATATGGCGATTTCAGTTTTTCGACTTAGGGAGCTTATTGCTGTTTTAGACGTATGCTGTTTGCTGTCTAGAAGGTGACGCGTCTTTCCGGACTGGAATCTTGTGCTAAAGACGACTACCGTTGTCAGCCTCCGTCTGTTAGTGAACGAAGTTAAGATTTAGGTATCTTGGCTTTCACTTCATTGCTATGTACGCCTTGCCGTTAGCCATCTGAAGAACTTCAACACTATCATTGGGCAGCTAATATAACTGTAATTCAATCATCGCTCGGTTGTCATCTAAAGGGTGGATAGTATTCGGTCTGtccgaccaactcacttagacgtTACAGCTCCGTTGTAATATTACTGTGtgacatttttttctcttatgaagcgcagtaTTGGTCCAATTCCCACGCCAGTTGGttccgtaagagaattgaaaaaatatttacctagaggacctgctctgattttagctaaggataaacaattgcaaaggaagggCTTAACGTTTGTTCCTCTTGCTCGTCCTCATCGCTTCGATTTGATAGTTCAAGATAAAAAGTAAATTCTCTTCCGATTTTTTAACTCACACGTATACCTGCCCGCTTAAACGAAAATTACTTAATTAACATCGGAATGTTAAGAGATCAAAGCTATCACAGCCACCTGAAAAAAAAGCTGGTAgcgtaaaaattctaatttaaagCTTATGCTACAatgatgataaataaataaagaaaaacaaaattaatcaatgCTTAATATATTCCAGCAACAACTTGTTTGCCTTCGAGAACCCCCTCGTAACTAGGCGACAATTTTATCCATTCTTTGCTGTTATATTCATAACAACATTGTGATTGCTCTTAAGTTCTTAGAACTATTTTAAGTTCTTTGcgtatttgcatattttggttttatttttttttttttgtcttttaccATAATTGTTACATTTTCGCTGCTTTGCTTTTATTGGCTGGTTTCGGATATAAAccaaattcgaattatttgaattagttaacatattttattttaattacttaaagTAGACATGAATAGAAAATTGTAAAGCTACATATCAGCATATGCGCTAATGTGtcagtgtgtgtgcatgtaatgCATGGCTATCTTTTGTTTAGTTCTCTTATACCAGTTTGTCAGCTTGAACTTGAAACTTCCGACAGATTtatatacaaacaataattCGTTATATTCATCattttgaaacaataaaaataccaataaattatgtaaatacatacagacGTTACATGTAATAATTAACACTCAAATGCCCTAAGCGCTACGATATGGCCATGTGCTGTCTGAGCAAAATACTGCTTGAGCGAACGTTTGCATACGCACGCTACGCCCGGCTGAAAATTGACCGAAGCGTTATTGGTtcgctgtacgtatttgaatacaCATAACTCTAAATGGTACGACAATCtcactatgaaactttcagggatTTCTGCACTTAGGCTTAGCtattaatgaaatatatataaaaacaaaaaatccaaggGGGcggtacttttcaaaaatggcaaaaaacaaaaatttccgaaaaaaaaaattaattttttaatttaaaaattgtaatttctttgtaattcaattttttagtataaaaaatatttcgaactttttttatatctaacttttcataaaaaaaattgatttaaatttttagtaaaaaatttagaaattttaaatttaattttaactttagtaaaaaaattaaatttttctcaagaaatttattaaatataattaaaaattaaaataaatttttattaaaatttaaatttaaaaaaagttaaatttttttttaaaagtatgttatactaaaaaattaaaagagtatttttacaaagaatcaatttcaaaaaaaataaagttttttccaaaaaaataaatatattatgtttttaattattctaaaaaatttaaattttttttaatgaagaaaataaaaaaaaacctgagGAGGcggtgcttttcaaaaatggaaccaaaaaaaagttgcaaactattttctactaaaaattaaatttttctgaagacaattttcaacaaaaaatttttctgaaccgttttaggaaataaaattttttttattaaaagtgagatttaaaaaagcttaattctttaatttatgttttatactaaacatataaataacaaagaaaagaaaatttttttcaaagacatttttttattaatttttctaaaaagattcgattttttcatgaaaactataaaaaaccaaaaatggcaaaaatttatttttctaaaaaaaatttcaacaaaaaataattttttctcaagaaaattaaaattttctcaagaaaatcaaatttttcttaagaaaatttaattttttttactaaaaattaaaattaaatttttttatcaaagttagatttaacaaaaaattacaaagaaaataatgtaattttaaaataaatttgtttccaaatttttccaaaaattttcgatttctttaatggaaaatattaaaaagcaaaaaaaaaaatctgagggggtggtgcttttcaaaaatggcaaaagacaaaaaaaaccaaaaaaaaatttcaacagaaaattatttttttttctcaagaaaatttaatttttctcaagaaaataaatttttttttactaaaaattataattaaattttttttaattttatataataaaaaaagttcatgtttttttaaagtacctatttttcaaaaaataaaattacaaagaaaataaaattttttcacaataaatgtttttattattttttttctcaagaaaattaaatttttctcaagaaaataaatatttttactaaattttatataataaagagagtttactttttttgagtattttttataaaaaaaaattatattaattacaaagaaaataaaattttttacaataaataatttgttaatttttctaaaagttttaatttttttttttgttaaaaatgaattaaaaagaattgtttatgttaaaaattataattaaaatatgtgttttgttaaaaatttaatttaaaacaatatttttttaaagtatatctgatccaaaaaaattagaaaagaacaGATTAAtcactttaaaaactctataacataattttcaacattgaataagtctcaaaattataatattaatttttgtttttcttaaaaatttagattgttttttgtaaaaaattaattaaataaaattttcccatgttaaaaactaaaattaagaaaaatgtgttttattaaaaattatgaaaaagaaaatttttttaaaaactaaataaaataaattttttttttatcaaagttagattaaaaaaaaattacaaagaaaataatgttattttaaaataaattttttcgtaaatttttctaaaaaatttcgatttctttaataaaaaatattaaaaaccaaaaaaaatctgaggaggcggtgcttttcaaaaatggcgaaagacaaaaaaccaaaaaaaagtgtcaacaggaaattattttttttttctcaggaaaattaattttttctcaaattaaaattttttttactaaaaattaaaattaaattttttattaaattttatataaaaaaagattaaatttgattcaagtattttttatactaaaaaattaaattacaaggaaaataaatttttgtttacaataatattataatttctataataaaaatttctattttttttttgttaaaaatgaactatattaaaaaaatagttttatgttaaaaattataatttaaaaaaatgtgtgtttgttaaaaattaaatttaaaacaatatttttttaaagtattatatatgtaacccaaaaaaattaaaaaagcagaTTAATCACTTTAAACACTCTATAacataattttcaacattgaataagccacaaaattataatttttttttttctaatttgtgattattttttcttaagttcCTTAAGCCTGATGCCTTGTACTGCTCTATAatggtttaattttgttttttcaatggaATTGAAGTCATTTCATTCGACTTCATATAACCTTCTTCAGGTTTCTTCTTATAATTTATAGTTAAGTTAGAAGAGTTTAAAGTATACAGggtgttaaaaaacaatttaaagtacCTGGATGGATAAAAgactaaaagaaagaaaaatgtccTATTAAACATGGATCCACAAACGAACGATTTTGGCGAAATGACAAGTTGCTCTACTctcaaacatttattttcaatcacCTGTTTACTatgcacaaataataaaaagaaagttgcataaaatattcaaagtgccctttttatatttatttcccaACAGACACGATAACTTTGTCTGAAGCATATTTGAACTCGTTCTGGAAGCTCCAAGTTACTCGGATATATTGTCCCTTCTGATGAATTCATAACTGCATCCCTGCAAAGCTATTGCCAGGGTCACCAtagagaaatatttaaaaatattttaaatcaaatcCAGAGGGCTTAAATGAGACGATCTGGGAGGCCATGGCTCGTGTCCACCCCATCCCATCCCCATCCCACACATCTACGTGGAAATGATTAGTGTAAATGCTCTATAACGGCAATCGAAAAACGACTTGGAGCATCACCGCGAATTGGCAccacaaattttgtatttgttttatttttttgagggATGAGggggtttaaaatgcctaatgcatcatcaaagctgcaGTCGAAGCAATGGTATGTCCGGAGACTAAAAAAATCGCTCTCATTTGGTGCCGTCACCCCCTCtggaaccgctttcgcattacttcagagtagtattccatcttcctcattacaaaGGTCTATACCTACAAAGGCctatctatacattttttgtcattagtCGAAAAGTTGTTCAAAAGCTCAGCTTGTCGAATTGCTGCATTAGAGATTATATTATAGATGGTTAATAAAAGACTTGAAAAGCACTTTGAACTTTCATTGACGGTTCATAAGAATTTCTCCATACAAACTGGAAAGTATCCGTTTCCTCAAATTTAGTACAAACTATTTCACAAAACCTCAGCCAATTATGATGAGAATATGTGTAATAAAGAAAgcgttataaaaatttcaagtaacAAAGAAGCAGAAACAAATAATAACTTACCATATCTCCAAAGGAGCCGGCTTGCGGAGCCATATTAATCAAgacatttttgcttatttcagTCTTTACTATTGCCCTCTCAAGCACTTAGCTTATGTTTGGCACCTTGTATAATAAAGAAGACATACCAATATTTGGAACGAACAACTGAGCAGCTCAATATACCCAATTCTTGATTGTCAACTTCCGTATATTGACCCTAATGCAGTTGCACTAAATATCACTGCCATGGCCTTTACCAACCAGCCATAGCAAATGGTATAAATACGCCATCAATGGTCAACTTAGATACCGTCAAAGTTTAATCGTTGTGGTGTAAACATCGCgacaaatcaacaaaaatggtgTGTAAATAAacgaatgataatacaaaattatcaaaaagaaaagaaaagaagaaaaattcaaaacaaaaaaaaatatatatttaaaaaaaattaaccgaaaatcCACAAACAGTTTGTTTGTAATCTAATATTCAGTGATTTCGTATTCGCTGCTTGTGATTAGTTAACGAGTGTTTGTgtctcaaatttaaaattttaatttcgtttctttgttttctattttgcaTGCAGAAATTCTTCGTCGCCGTCTCCTTCGCCTTATTGGCTTGCGCTGCTGCAGACGTCTCCCATCTCGGCGGTGGTTACAATTATCCCGCTCCAGTACATGAAGAAATTCGATCGGAACCCATTGTGCCACAAAACACCTACATACcacctccaccaccaccaccaccgccatcCCAGGGCTACAACTACCCAGCTCCAGTGCATGAGGCTGTGAAATCGGAACCAATTATTCCACAAAACACCTACATTCCACCGCCtcctccaccaccaccaccaccaccaccacaaaACACCTACATCCCACCAGCTCCTATTCATGAAGCAATCCAATCCCAGCCTATTGCACCACCACAAAACACCTACATCCCACCAGCTCCAATCCATGAAGCCATCCAATCCCAGCCTATTGCGCCACCACAAAACACTTACATCCCACCAGCTCCAATCCATGAAGCGGTTCAATCTCAGCCCATTGCCCCACCACAGAACACATATCTTCCTCCATCGGGTTACCGCTACAAGACCGTTCGTCGTGTTGTCTACAGACGCCGTTTCTAATTGAACGCTGAGTTGACGTTTTGTTGATTATTATTAGTTCACTTTGTTATGATTTACTAGCTCGAAATATAAATACTAGATTCAATTGACACACGTTTTCTTCACTCATTTGGCAAAAGATGTTTGTGCTTAAAATATTTCgggaagaaaaattatatttgcatcTGCAGCAGTTTCAGTTTCACATTTGATGTTTTCGGATTTAACGGCTTAAAGTATTTAATGAACACAGTTGCTGCATGGAACTCCGGCACTCAGATGTTTATGCCCACCGTAATTGCGAGCTAGCGCTGAAAGTTTTGTTGGTAAAGCGTTCGGAGAGAGGGGTATGACAAAGTCAACTGCTCTTGAAATTAGTTTGACTCCATGGATGATACATTACATGGTTGCGCGATCCGAATTCGCTGTATCGTAAGAGccaatgaataaacaaacaaaaggaagtggAATTAATTGTTTGTGAGGGGGAAAAGTAGCAAGGAAAACGACTAAACTTAAGAAATTATACtcccacacacacactttcttgccTTGGCGTGTtccgcaaacaaacaaaaacaaactgcatttggtggcttttaattatattcgtgctttaacaatttaacacgcggctCTTCGCTTTCATTGGTTTGTTCTGTTTACctatcacaaatcacaatactaccaagccattgactgaattttcacaaacatttaatttctcttatcatacttttatttgttttgttcgtttgttttgtattgcgaagggagctgaagtcagac is from Anastrepha ludens isolate Willacy chromosome 4, idAnaLude1.1, whole genome shotgun sequence and encodes:
- the LOC128861514 gene encoding uncharacterized protein LOC128861514, translated to MKFFVAVSFALLACAAADVSHLGGGYNYPAPVHEEIRSEPIVPQNTYIPPPPPPPPPSQGYNYPAPVHEAVKSEPIIPQNTYIPPPPPPPPPPPPQNTYIPPAPIHEAIQSQPIAPPQNTYIPPAPIHEAIQSQPIAPPQNTYIPPAPIHEAVQSQPIAPPQNTYLPPSGYRYKTVRRVVYRRRF